The genome window gttaactgtttaagttacgaattgtttaatgTCACACAATTTTTCAGAAaatttgaggtctgggctttgactaggccattccaagacatttaaatgtttccccttaaacccctcgagtgttgctttagcagtatgcttagggtcattgtcctgctggaaggtgaacctctgtcccagtctcaaatctctggaagactgaaacaggtttcctcaagaatttccctgtatttagcaccatccatcagtccttcaattctgaccagtttcccagtccctgccaatgaaaaacatccccacggcatgatgctgccaccaccatggcgggatggtgttctcggggtgatgagaggtgttgggtttgcgccagacatatcgtttaccttgatggccaaaaagctcaattttagtctcatctgaccagagtaccttcttccatatgtttggggagtctcccacatgccttttggcgaacaccaaacgagTTTGCTTatatttttctttaagcaatggcttttttctggccactcttccataaagcccagctctgtggagtgtacggcttaaagtggtcctatggacaggtactccaatctccgctgtggaactttgcagctccttcaggttatctttggtctctttgttgcttctctgattaatggcctccttgcctggtctgtgagttttggtgggtgacCCTCTCTTGGAAGGTTTGTTgtgatgccatattctttcaattttttaataatggatttaatggtgctccgtgggatgttcagtgttttggatattttttataacccaaccctgatatgtacttctccacaactttgtccctgacctgtttggagagctccttggtcttcatggtgccacttgcttggtggtgtcccttgcttagtggttttgcagactctggggcctttcaaaacaggtgtatatatactgagatcacgtgacagatcatgtgacactttgattgcacacaggtggactttatttaactaattatgtgacttctgaaggtaattggttgcaccagatcttatttaggggcttcatagcaaagggggtgagtacatacagtatgcacgcaccacttttccattatttattttttcgcaTTTTATGAAACAAGTAGTTTTTTTCATTtcgcttcaccaatttggactattttgtgtaagtccattacatgaaatccaaataaaaatcaatttaaattacaggttgtaatgcaacaaaacaggaaaaacgccaaggtggATGAATACTTgtacaaggcactgtacatacagagATACGTTGCTACTGTATCTATAGATAGCGTGTTGGCCGAACCCTCTTAAACCAGTGTAGGAGTGTTTCTAATGAATATTACTTCAGTAACCTCCTTTTAAGAGAAGGTAAGCCTGATATACTGTAGTTGCAGGTGATCTGTTAGAAAAGTGTGTGGGCAGGATGttaatgttttggttatcctttACTGACTGGTTCAGCTGGGGCCGCTCTATCAACTAGGGGCTGGGCTTGGCTCACACACAAGTTTCAGCCAATCAAGTGACATATGCTTGCTATAAGAAGGCCAAGCCCCTGTAAGAGAGTTACAGTTGTTCATTGCTAAACAAGATACTGCACCACATCATCATAGAGCCTATCATCCCTTCAGGTAAGTGAAGTCGAAATGGATTTTACAGATATGAGGTATTCCTTCATTTGTATGCAGACTCCAGCACAATCAATTTTAAATACTTGGAAAATGTTCAATGATTTTCTTGTTTTGCTTTAattcattgagggcttgatgattaattgacaagttgaatcaggtgatcttgtccagggctacaatacaaatgaacactgttgggggtacttgaggactggagttgggaaacactgttctaAGCCTTCTGTTATTCTCGTGTTATTAGGGTTTGGAGGTATTTGAACTGATGGTAAAATATATCATTTGTTTTTGCAAGTTTGTCAGTGAAAGAAACCAGATAGAACATTCCTGTAAGCCCCTTCCCACACAATATACCACAGGTAATGTCTGAGCATGTTGGAGCTTGTCAACAGAGATCATGTTACATCCTTTTACAACTCTAGTGGTTTAATTTGCCTGAAATATGCTGGATTGTTTTTGCATGCTACCTACATGACATTGAATTCATAATTCTGTTCCAGCCAGTCATCCAGAACTACTGTTCTGTGAGAAGAAACCCTGTTTATTGCACAACAAAGAGAAGTTAGAATCAGTCACACGCTGTTGCTACAGTAACCTACTCCTAGTCCGTAGGCTGAGTCACTGTAGGACTAAAGTGACTTCATGTATTATTTTTATCTGTCCTGCTTGGTGGAATTCCTCACAACTAGGAATTTCACATCTGGTGAGGAATTACACATATGGAGTGACTAAGCCTACACCTCTGAAAACTTTGTTGAAAGAACTGTATGGAAATGCTGCTTTGGCCAGGTCTCCCTCAGAAATACATTCTCATCTAACAGCActtcctggtaaaataaaggataTAATTAAATAGTGGTACAACTGCTGGCTCACAGTTGTATTACTGTATTAGAGTTGCAACCACAGACTGTGGAGCTGCGATGTTGCAACGTGTTCCATAGGGAAATAGCCCTCCATTCTGTTGTCAGCAGATCAACTCATCTTGAAGCATTTGAATTTGAACTCCTCAGCTCCAGTTTATCCAGCTCCATCCTACCTTGATCAACTGGTTTCACCTCCACCCAACCAGGAGTGACCGCTGATATGACAAGTACTCTGGATATCAAACAGAGGACCTTTAACACAATGAAAGGACATTTTTAGCTTAATCCCTTGATATAAATAATTCATTTTTTGAAGGAGACTCTAGTACAAATTAGATTTTCAGTATTAAATGTACAATGTAATGACCTTCATATTACATAGTTTGTAAACTACTATTATGTTCTCTAGCAGATTCACGTGTAGCGCTGAAATAGTCCTGTTTTTTCACACCATGAGGAGATCTTCTGCCATTGAAGATAATGGAGGGTTGTTATAGATCTCACAGGGCCACTGAACAAGGTGCATGACTGCACTCTTAGAAAGAGTTTTATTTACAGGGACCTTCTCTACAGAATAAAGGtctctaaaagggttctttgtttGGTGAAAAGGTTctggaaccataaagggttctacAGGGtcaagccgaagaacccttttttaaaGGTTCTAAATAAGTGTACTCAGAGACATGCTTTCCAACCCTTTCACTAAAATAGTTTAATCATGTGGCCATGCCAATAGAAACACTACCTTTGCATCAGGAATTTTAACAAGAATCTAGCCAGATGTACTGAGTATATCCTAATGTATGTCCTGAAGCATGTTTTCCTTGTGCTGAGCCATTTATGAGACATTGCTGTTGTGCATTATCATAAAACCCACACAGAGGGCAATAAACACATGGACTATTAAACTTGTTTTGGTTTAGGTAATTACATCCTTTTTCTGGAATCGTTGCTTGTTTGATCAACTAGCAGTTCATTATAGTTTTACATGGATGTGATTTTATTTATCTCTTTTTCCAGCAGCAGTCATGAAGGTTGCATCTTTCAACATCCAGAAATTTGGGCAGCGTAAGCTATCAAACCCAAACACCCTTGCTACCCTTGTGAAGGTACAGCTATATGATTCTATTCGTGATCTTATAATTCCCTCAGAGAAACATTTGTCAAACTATCCTCAAAACAAGGATGTTATAGTACATATAAACAAATCAATTAATGAACGTTTTTTTCCTTTTTCTTCCTTTCGTCCTATCAGATTGTGTCTCGCTATGACATCATAGTGATTCTGGAGGTGGTGGACGAGAGCGGCACTTCAGTGGAAACGTTCCTGAAGGAATTAAATAAGTAAGTCAAGTGATTTCCCTCATGTGACGCTATAAAATATACAACTAGGGAAACTCCTGGCCCTACATGATAAGTATCACTCATTACAGGTGTCATTACAGGGCTAATAAAAATCAAAAATACACTCTGCAAATCAGCCCTCGTCTGGGAAGAGACAAACACAAGGAGCAGTTTATGTTTCTGTACAGGTACAATTCAAACACATGGTCAACTTTATCCTCATAAACCTCTATCTGATGCCATTCATGTTTTTACATTGTgatctgataaaaaaaaaatacatataatgCAGGACTAATGCTATTAAACGTGTTGTGAAGGGATGATGGTGGATTGGACACCTGGCAATATGAGGACAACCAGGCTGGAGATGTGGACGCCTTCGCCAGGGAGCCTTACATTCTTCGCTTCAAATGTCTCCACTCTGGTAAGGGGCACAGGAGTGCTAGAATTAAGCATGATCCATCCATATGGCATTTGATTTAGCAAATAATATGAGCGTGAAcggcaaacagacagacagctggataTTGCAGGAGAGAGTAAAAGCCCATTCATAAACAGCTGTAATATATATTTCTCATCTCTTCCTGTGTTGCTCAGTGCTTGAGGACTTGGTACTGATCCCAGTGCACACCAAGCCTGAGGATTCAGTGAAAGAGCTGGATGAGCTTTATGATGTCTTCCTGGAAGTGACAAAGAAATGGAAGACTGATGTAAGCTCTGAGCTAAACCATTGACAGAGCTTAACACCTCCCTTGGGTTTAGAAAGTGCACTTGTCACCAAACCGTATATATGAGCCTTTGACAAGTAAAATACAAAACCAGCCACATGGGGATTTCAAGATAACTATGTATGCTCTCCTAAAAACAGTGTCCTTATTCTGGATGAAAAGTAACTGTTGTTGTTGAATGTTTCTCTCTGTACCAGAACGTCATGATCCTAGGTGACTTCAATGCAGACGGTTCCTACCTTTCTAAAAAGGGCATGAAAGCCATCCGTATCCGCAGTGACAAAAATTTCCACTGGCTGATTAAAGATGACGTGGATACCACAGCAAACACAGGCAACGATAACACTTATGACAGGTGGCTCAGTGTGATTTGTGAAATTAATTAATGAATGCCTCATGTATGAAACAGATAATCACCTATGGAGTTCATTTGACATTTCTTTGGTATTGTTTAAAGGTGGTTAAAATGTCATAAGAGCTGTCATAAAAGCTATTATAAAACTAATTTACTTGTGTGTAATATGGAATGACTGCTGACTTCCTTTTCTGATCAACATCTAGGATTGTGATCTATGGGGTTGACATGCTTAACGCCATCGTGCCAAACTCTGCCAAACCGTTCAACTTCCAGATTGCATACGGGCTTTCTGAAGAAGATGTAAGTATGCAGGTTACAGACAAATTCCATCCTGGTAGATGGTTTGATTACAATAATATAAGTAGATGAAATGAACATGTTAGTAGCCTACATTGTGACAATCTGTCCTagaaatacagtacatgtcaaaGTTGAGCCGTCTGACTCATGTCTCAACATGTAACTACTATGCTTTATTAGGCCCTGAAGGTGAGCGACCATTACCCTGTGGAGGTAGAGCTGAAaagaaaaacaccaacaaaacagAGTAAGCAGCATCATTGATCTTTATCATTGATCCAAACTTTCCTCTTAAAGAAAATTGTCAAAAGCGGGGTAAAGACAAAAAAACTAAACAGCGTCATCTTCACAGACAAATCAttccacacacacattcacatatcaATCCATACACAGACGCACATATGACCCGacacagaaaaataattgtagatatAACAAAACAAATCTGATTTTCAGGCTCTGCGACTGGGAAATAGAACCCTGTACatggacaggaggacagaggaagTGAGTGAAGAGGTGATGGATCTGGAGAAGAAGGCTTATAAGGATGGTCAAGCTTAGGAAAAGTTACATTGAACTGTGATTAAATCTTACCTCATTACTAGTCATATTAATACTGTATATCATATTTGTATGTCTAGTGTAGCTACTGATCTAAAACTGATGTGTATCTTGACCGAATCTCAAATAAAGATGATGGAGTGAAAATCCTGCAGTAGTTACAATACTTTATTatatcaatttgtaagtcgctctggataagagcgtctgctaaatgacttaaatgtaaatgtaaattatttaCAAGACCACATTGAAAATTATAATTCAAAaaggtcatttcatgttttcctCTTTTTACTATTGAtagaaatgaaagaaaaaaactgagggagagagagggagggggttggaTTTCACAGGGGGCTGTGATTCAGCAACATATGAGTGCATGGTCTTCAAATACCTTCTTTCCAGACTTCTTGATTGTTCCACCAGCTGAACAAAAGGGAAAAATCTAGACATTGATAAAACCAtgctaaatacagtaccagtcaaatgtttggacacacctactcattcaagggtttttctttatttttactattttctacattgtagaataatagtaaagacatcacaactatgaaataataatgtagtaaccaaaaagtgttaatcaaataaaaa of Salmo salar unplaced genomic scaffold, Ssal_v3.1, whole genome shotgun sequence contains these proteins:
- the LOC123723709 gene encoding deoxyribonuclease gamma isoform X1, translated to MKVASFNIQKFGQRKLSNPNTLATLVKIVSRYDIIVILEVVDESGTSVETFLKELNKCHYRANKNQKYTLQISPRLGRDKHKEQFMFLYRDDGGLDTWQYEDNQAGDVDAFAREPYILRFKCLHSVLEDLVLIPVHTKPEDSVKELDELYDVFLEVTKKWKTDNVMILGDFNADGSYLSKKGMKAIRIRSDKNFHWLIKDDVDTTANTGNDNTYDRIVIYGVDMLNAIVPNSAKPFNFQIAYGLSEEDALKVSDHYPVEVELKRKTPTKQSSATGK
- the LOC123723709 gene encoding deoxyribonuclease gamma isoform X2; amino-acid sequence: MKVASFNIQKFGQRKLSNPNTLATLVKIVSRYDIIVILEVVDESGTSVETFLKELNKANKNQKYTLQISPRLGRDKHKEQFMFLYRDDGGLDTWQYEDNQAGDVDAFAREPYILRFKCLHSVLEDLVLIPVHTKPEDSVKELDELYDVFLEVTKKWKTDNVMILGDFNADGSYLSKKGMKAIRIRSDKNFHWLIKDDVDTTANTGNDNTYDRIVIYGVDMLNAIVPNSAKPFNFQIAYGLSEEDALKVSDHYPVEVELKRKTPTKQSSATGK